A stretch of Henckelia pumila isolate YLH828 chromosome 4, ASM3356847v2, whole genome shotgun sequence DNA encodes these proteins:
- the LOC140863549 gene encoding ent-copalyl diphosphate synthase 2-like isoform X1 has translation MFCDDIYELKSCYCNPYESRFSEYMAPEYATRTRQWTDKGICWARNTVVQDIDDTAMGFRLLRLYRTKSFSHVIVSDALDYLSPNISTELFLN, from the exons AT GTTTTGTGATGATATATATGAGCTGAAGTCATGTTATTGCAACCCGTATGAATCACGATTCAGTGA ATACATGGCTCCCGAGTATGCGACACGTACGAG ACAATGGACAGATAAAGGGATTTGCTGGGCAAGAAACACTGTGGTTCAGGACATCGATGACACTGCTATGGGATTTAGATTGCTAAGGTTGTACAG GACAAAATCATTTTCTCATGTAATTGTCTCAGATGCATTGGATTACTTGTCTCCAAATATCTCAACAGAACTCTTCCTGAATTAG
- the LOC140863549 gene encoding ent-copalyl diphosphate synthase 5-like isoform X2 → MFCDDIYELKSCYCNPYESRFSEYMAPEYATRTRQWTDKGICWARNTVVQDIDDTAMGFRLLRLYRYQVSSGQNHFLM, encoded by the exons AT GTTTTGTGATGATATATATGAGCTGAAGTCATGTTATTGCAACCCGTATGAATCACGATTCAGTGA ATACATGGCTCCCGAGTATGCGACACGTACGAG ACAATGGACAGATAAAGGGATTTGCTGGGCAAGAAACACTGTGGTTCAGGACATCGATGACACTGCTATGGGATTTAGATTGCTAAGGTTGTACAGGTACCAGGTTTCTTCAG GACAAAATCATTTTCTCATGTAA